In Candidatus Bathyarchaeota archaeon, the following proteins share a genomic window:
- the tuf gene encoding translation elongation factor EF-1 subunit alpha encodes MSKSEKPHLNLIIIGHVDHGKSTTTGHLLYEAGAIDERVMKSYEEEARKLGKETFKFAWVLDNLKEERERGLTIDLRFLKFETKKYFFTVIDAPGHRDFVKNMVTGASQSDAAILFVSAKRGEFEAGIGPGGQTREHGFLAFTLGCHQLIVAVNKMDDQTVNWNQERYEEIKSEIGRMLKMVGFKVEKIPFVPTSGWTGDNLVKKSDKMPWYKGPTLFEALDGFDVPPKPLDKPLRLPVQDIYTIRGVGTVPVGRVETGILKEGDTVIFMPSNVKAEVKSMETHHTRVPKAEPGDNIGFNVRGIERDDVHRGDVCGHPDDPPSVAKEFIGQIIVIYHPTAVAAGYTPVLHYHTGQVACRFTELIKKIDPRTGQTVEEKPTFLKTGDGAIVRLEPLHPIAVETYNDFPELGRFAVRDMGTTVAAGVIKEITKKGP; translated from the coding sequence ATGAGCAAATCAGAGAAACCACACCTAAACCTAATCATTATCGGTCACGTTGACCATGGAAAATCCACAACCACTGGACACTTGCTCTATGAAGCCGGAGCCATCGACGAGAGGGTAATGAAATCTTACGAAGAAGAAGCAAGAAAATTGGGCAAAGAAACTTTCAAGTTTGCATGGGTCCTAGACAACCTTAAAGAAGAACGAGAGAGAGGCTTAACAATCGACCTCAGATTTCTCAAATTTGAAACCAAAAAATACTTCTTCACAGTCATTGACGCTCCAGGTCACAGAGATTTTGTCAAAAACATGGTCACAGGTGCAAGTCAATCTGACGCTGCAATACTGTTTGTTTCGGCGAAGAGGGGAGAATTCGAAGCGGGCATCGGTCCAGGCGGACAAACACGAGAACACGGCTTCCTAGCCTTCACACTAGGTTGTCATCAGCTGATAGTAGCAGTTAACAAAATGGATGACCAAACAGTTAACTGGAACCAAGAACGCTACGAAGAAATCAAAAGTGAGATCGGTCGCATGCTTAAAATGGTTGGCTTCAAAGTTGAGAAAATTCCGTTTGTACCAACATCTGGCTGGACAGGGGATAACTTAGTCAAGAAAAGCGACAAAATGCCCTGGTACAAAGGACCAACACTCTTTGAAGCTCTAGACGGTTTCGATGTTCCACCAAAACCACTCGATAAACCCTTACGTTTGCCAGTGCAAGATATTTACACGATTAGAGGCGTAGGCACAGTACCAGTAGGACGCGTTGAGACAGGAATCTTAAAAGAAGGTGACACCGTTATCTTTATGCCATCGAACGTTAAGGCTGAAGTTAAATCTATGGAAACGCATCACACAAGGGTTCCAAAAGCTGAGCCAGGAGACAACATAGGTTTTAACGTGAGGGGTATAGAGAGAGATGACGTGCACCGAGGAGACGTATGCGGGCATCCAGACGATCCACCAAGCGTCGCCAAAGAGTTCATTGGACAAATTATAGTAATCTACCATCCCACCGCAGTTGCAGCTGGCTACACGCCTGTCCTTCACTACCACACAGGACAAGTCGCATGTCGATTCACCGAGCTCATCAAGAAAATTGACCCTCGAACCGGTCAGACAGTTGAAGAAAAACCAACATTCTTGAAGACAGGAGACGGCGCCATTGTCCGTTTAGAACCTCTACATCCAATCGCTGTAGAGACTTACAACGACTTTCCGGAGTTGGGACGATTTGCGGTGCGAGACATGGGCACTACAGTCGCTGCGGGTGTAATCAAGGAAATCACAAAGAAAGGTCCTTAA